The Stappia sp. genome window below encodes:
- a CDS encoding 3-oxoacyl-[acyl-carrier-protein] synthase III C-terminal domain-containing protein: MDHVGILSEAFYLPPDKKLVEDVFRDEDVPFGTLSKNIDFQRDIGIHDIHVTDALPSALALEAAERALAQAGVAPQEVDLVVDFTSIPEDYVGPTWSAAGLVQEKLGLHNAFATAVNTGGCASYHLALKSVMALMQSDDDVQTALLFAGDRTPDLNKTYYPITVASDGGSALVLKKNAERARILGVETISIGRLHDVWYVPGLQNRQPNEDVSEKLLHMYAKMDKFNEGVIPINFRMFGKVMDRLLKKLDMTYDDVDYYIYPTFSTWDQAYFLKKFNLPREKVYTQALKHRGHVQESDMVINYAEAVEQGLISSGDKVMVVSNGAGFAWSAAMIRH, from the coding sequence ATGGACCACGTCGGCATCCTTTCCGAAGCCTTCTACCTGCCGCCCGACAAGAAGCTGGTCGAGGACGTTTTCCGCGACGAGGACGTGCCCTTCGGCACCTTGTCGAAGAACATCGACTTCCAGCGCGACATCGGCATCCACGACATTCACGTCACCGACGCGCTGCCCTCGGCCCTTGCGCTGGAAGCGGCCGAGCGCGCGCTCGCCCAGGCCGGTGTCGCGCCGCAGGAGGTCGATCTCGTCGTCGACTTCACCAGCATCCCGGAGGACTATGTCGGGCCGACCTGGTCGGCGGCCGGGCTGGTGCAGGAGAAGCTCGGCCTGCACAACGCCTTCGCCACGGCGGTGAACACCGGCGGCTGCGCGAGCTACCATCTGGCGCTGAAATCCGTCATGGCGCTGATGCAGTCCGACGACGACGTGCAGACCGCCCTGCTCTTCGCCGGGGACCGCACGCCCGATCTCAACAAGACCTATTATCCGATCACCGTCGCCTCCGACGGCGGCAGCGCGCTGGTGCTGAAGAAGAACGCGGAGCGCGCGCGCATCCTCGGCGTGGAGACCATTTCCATCGGCCGGCTGCACGACGTGTGGTATGTGCCGGGCCTGCAGAACCGCCAGCCGAACGAGGACGTGAGCGAAAAACTCCTTCACATGTACGCCAAGATGGACAAGTTCAACGAGGGCGTCATACCGATCAACTTCCGCATGTTCGGCAAGGTGATGGACCGGCTTCTGAAAAAGCTCGACATGACCTATGACGATGTCGACTATTACATCTATCCGACGTTCTCGACCTGGGATCAGGCCTATTTCCTGAAGAAGTTCAATCTTCCGCGCGAGAAGGTCTACACGCAGGCGCTCAAGCACCGCGGCCATGTGCAGGAAAGCGACATGGTCATCAACTACGCCGAGGCGGTCGAGCAGGGGCTGATCTCCTCCGGCGACAAGGTGATGGTGGTGTCGAACGGCGCCGGCTTCGCCTGGTCGGCGGCCATGATCCGGCACTGA
- a CDS encoding 3-oxoacyl-[acyl-carrier-protein] synthase III C-terminal domain-containing protein — protein sequence MTMSSVGILSAARYLPDRTAPIADVLASDGLAVPPDTGDRLGIAQVHVFEGESPTEMAVAVSRQALDAAGLAPTDLDAIIDFSVMPQRYVEPAWSMSNELQAELGAKGAFTLGFSGGGSANLHAALKFARALIRANDDVDTILLAAADQAIPGNRVLAAGAPVTVIGDAASAVIVRRDAPSATLVDVAARSTGARHDVLNIPGGGMAHPTRLDLYRLMLDEAHYTAADRMTELRQVVDALLARNGLTRDDIAHFITANISRDDSEAFASAMATNGRLVPGDLAACGHVHSCDLVFTYLDLARAGGKPGDLVLIASHGMGFFRGATLVKL from the coding sequence ATGACCATGTCCTCCGTCGGCATCCTGTCGGCCGCGCGCTACCTTCCCGACCGCACCGCTCCCATCGCGGACGTGCTGGCGAGCGACGGCCTCGCCGTCCCGCCAGACACCGGCGACCGGCTCGGCATTGCGCAGGTGCATGTCTTCGAGGGCGAAAGCCCCACCGAAATGGCCGTTGCCGTATCGCGTCAGGCGCTCGATGCGGCGGGTCTTGCGCCGACCGACCTCGACGCCATCATCGACTTCTCGGTCATGCCGCAGCGCTACGTCGAGCCGGCCTGGTCGATGAGCAACGAGTTGCAGGCGGAACTCGGCGCCAAGGGCGCCTTCACGCTCGGTTTCAGCGGCGGCGGCTCGGCCAATCTGCATGCGGCGCTGAAATTCGCGCGCGCCCTCATCCGCGCCAATGACGACGTCGACACGATCCTGCTCGCCGCCGCCGACCAGGCGATCCCGGGTAACCGCGTGCTCGCCGCCGGCGCGCCGGTCACGGTGATCGGCGATGCGGCGAGCGCCGTCATCGTGCGCCGCGACGCGCCCTCGGCGACACTCGTCGATGTGGCCGCGCGCTCGACCGGCGCGCGCCACGACGTGCTCAACATTCCCGGCGGCGGCATGGCCCATCCCACCCGGCTCGACCTCTACCGGCTGATGCTCGACGAGGCGCACTACACGGCCGCCGACCGCATGACGGAGTTGCGCCAGGTGGTCGACGCGCTGCTGGCCCGCAACGGCCTCACCCGCGACGACATCGCGCATTTCATCACCGCCAACATCTCGCGCGACGACAGCGAGGCCTTCGCCTCCGCCATGGCGACCAACGGCCGTCTGGTGCCGGGCGATCTCGCCGCCTGCGGCCACGTGCACTCCTGCGATCTCGTCTTCACCTATCTCGATCTCGCGCGGGCCGGCGGCAAGCCGGGCGATCTGGTGCTGATCGCCTCGCACGGCATGGGCTTCTTCCGTGGCGCCACGCTTGTGAAACTGTAA
- a CDS encoding cobalamin-dependent protein (Presence of a B(12) (cobalamin)-binding domain implies dependence on cobalamin itself, in one of its several forms, or in some unusual lineages, dependence on a cobalamin-like analog.) yields MSSKVKADLILVHAPAIYDFRNRDDFVLGWYSSQESSNVTPIFEMHPLGFLSIKSFMAERGLDVKIVNLASLMLKNPTLDVEKLLDHLEAPIFGIDLHWLPHCQGSIEVAGLLKKAHPDSFVVFGGIVSTYYAREMMQYPQIDGVIRGYDTLEPFADLVGQIKRGQRGRYDVENLVYKDKGEMVDNGHSYTPEVLNDVAIDWSKMFPKTSSLLNMPNLMVLPNTGCQQSCGWCSGSRWAYQRMMNVDKKTVFHRRSEQLNKEILTFPKTESPLSVYTLQAYSESSPRLLSYLEAVNDSGVVSSVSFEQFRLTKPSVLKQMVDVAPNLDIYINLSPQSHDVEISRLTGRGTYTNEEMETWIAQALDIGIKGVYLWYTIGMPKQTHESVMETVAYSRKLMQRFPNDKIVPTIFGMVPFLDPGCQWFEEPDAHGYTVFHRDLETHRKALTSPRWHDAMNYETKWMKRKEFLPSMYEAMQVMANDKAEFGRITKRSIDIVNGRIDHLRYLTGAVDEAMTLDGKLPDGLRREVGRHNDEILSYAADVALVKKPLSGRWYDDHTVPQEIIDACTRDRAAA; encoded by the coding sequence ATGTCAAGCAAGGTGAAGGCCGACCTCATCCTCGTCCACGCGCCGGCGATCTACGATTTCCGGAACCGCGACGACTTCGTGCTCGGCTGGTACTCCAGCCAGGAAAGCAGCAACGTCACGCCCATCTTCGAGATGCATCCGCTGGGCTTCCTGTCGATCAAGAGCTTCATGGCCGAGCGCGGGCTCGACGTGAAGATCGTCAACCTCGCCTCCCTGATGCTCAAGAACCCGACGCTCGACGTGGAGAAGCTGCTGGATCATCTCGAGGCCCCGATCTTCGGCATCGACCTGCACTGGCTGCCCCACTGCCAGGGCTCGATCGAAGTCGCGGGGCTGCTGAAGAAGGCGCATCCCGACAGTTTCGTCGTCTTCGGCGGCATCGTCTCGACCTATTACGCGCGCGAGATGATGCAATATCCGCAGATCGACGGCGTCATTCGCGGCTATGACACGCTGGAGCCCTTCGCCGATCTGGTCGGCCAGATCAAGCGCGGCCAGCGCGGGCGCTACGACGTGGAGAACCTCGTCTACAAGGACAAGGGCGAGATGGTCGACAACGGCCATTCCTACACGCCGGAGGTGCTGAACGACGTCGCCATCGACTGGTCGAAGATGTTCCCCAAGACCTCCAGCCTGCTCAACATGCCCAATCTGATGGTGCTGCCCAACACCGGCTGCCAGCAGAGCTGCGGCTGGTGCTCGGGCTCGCGCTGGGCCTACCAGCGGATGATGAACGTCGACAAGAAGACCGTCTTCCACCGTCGCTCCGAGCAGCTGAACAAGGAAATCCTGACCTTCCCCAAGACCGAGTCGCCCTTGAGCGTCTACACGCTGCAGGCCTATTCGGAATCCTCGCCGCGCCTTCTGTCCTATCTCGAGGCCGTCAACGACAGCGGCGTGGTCAGCTCCGTCTCCTTCGAGCAGTTCCGCCTGACCAAGCCCTCGGTGCTCAAGCAGATGGTCGACGTGGCGCCCAACCTCGACATCTACATCAACCTCTCGCCGCAGTCGCATGACGTCGAGATCAGCCGGCTGACCGGACGCGGCACCTACACCAACGAGGAGATGGAGACCTGGATCGCCCAGGCGCTCGATATCGGCATCAAGGGCGTCTACCTCTGGTACACGATCGGCATGCCGAAGCAGACGCATGAATCCGTGATGGAGACGGTCGCCTACTCCCGCAAGCTGATGCAGCGCTTCCCCAACGACAAGATCGTCCCGACGATCTTCGGCATGGTGCCCTTCCTCGATCCCGGCTGCCAGTGGTTCGAGGAGCCCGACGCGCACGGCTACACCGTCTTCCACCGCGATCTCGAGACCCATCGCAAGGCGCTCACCTCGCCGCGCTGGCACGACGCGATGAACTACGAGACGAAGTGGATGAAGCGGAAGGAATTCCTGCCGAGCATGTATGAGGCGATGCAGGTCATGGCCAACGACAAGGCCGAATTCGGCCGCATCACCAAGCGCAGCATCGACATCGTCAACGGCCGGATCGACCATCTGCGCTACCTCACGGGCGCGGTCGACGAGGCGATGACGCTGGACGGCAAGCTTCCCGACGGCTTGCGCCGCGAGGTGGGGCGTCACAACGACGAGATCCTCTCATATGCCGCCGACGTGGCGCTGGTGAAGAAGCCGCTGTCCGGGCGCTGGTACGACGACCACACCGTGCCGCAGGAGATCATCGACGCCTGCACGCGCGACCGCGCCGCCGCCTGA
- a CDS encoding acyl carrier protein, translating to MDAQTLDTTGIKQTLNAYLLENSGVTVSGGIDPDENLLDSGILDSLGIAEITEFIEKEFGFDIDEDEITAQNYRSLNTLVAFCADKLAAKAG from the coding sequence GTGGACGCGCAGACACTCGACACCACCGGCATCAAGCAGACCCTCAACGCCTATCTGCTGGAGAACTCGGGCGTGACCGTCTCGGGCGGCATCGATCCGGACGAGAACCTGCTGGACAGCGGCATTCTGGACTCGCTCGGCATCGCCGAGATCACCGAGTTCATCGAGAAGGAGTTCGGCTTCGACATCGACGAGGACGAGATCACCGCCCAGAACTACCGCTCGCTGAACACGCTCGTCGCGTTCTGCGCGGACAAGCTCGCCGCGAAAGCCGGCTGA
- a CDS encoding acyl-CoA dehydrogenase family protein gives MDFSFTPEQDAFKEKVLEFARTELDAGDLRERDETCTLSRDLWKKIAGFGILGLPFDRAYGGQEQDIITTVLAMEALGYGCRDNGLLFSMNGQMWTVQMPIAQFGTPEQKEKYLTGLIAGDLIGAHGITEAEAGSDVMSLGTSAVRDGDHYVLNGAKVFCTNGPVADVFVIFATVDKSAGSLGLTGFVVDRDTPGLIISENRKKMGLRTSPMAWLTLEDCRVPVSARIGKEGQGGRIFNNSMEWERSSILANLVGAMERQLEDCIEHANKRTQFRKPIGKFQSVSNRIVDMKLRHETSKLLLYKVAWLKKTKGSCPMEAALAKLYLSEAWVSSCQNSVVLHGGYGYMQDREVERDFRDAVGGLLYSGTSDIQRTIAARALGL, from the coding sequence ATGGATTTCAGCTTCACACCGGAACAGGACGCCTTCAAGGAAAAGGTCCTGGAGTTCGCCCGCACCGAGCTCGACGCCGGGGACCTGCGCGAGCGCGACGAGACCTGCACCCTGTCCCGCGATCTGTGGAAGAAGATCGCCGGTTTCGGCATCCTCGGCCTTCCCTTCGACCGCGCCTACGGCGGCCAGGAGCAGGACATCATCACGACCGTGCTGGCGATGGAGGCACTGGGCTACGGCTGCCGCGACAACGGCCTGCTGTTTTCCATGAACGGACAGATGTGGACCGTGCAGATGCCGATCGCGCAATTCGGCACGCCGGAACAGAAGGAAAAATACCTCACCGGCCTGATCGCCGGCGACCTGATCGGCGCCCATGGCATCACCGAGGCGGAGGCCGGCTCCGATGTCATGAGCCTGGGCACCAGCGCGGTGCGCGACGGCGACCACTATGTGCTCAACGGCGCCAAGGTGTTTTGCACCAACGGGCCGGTCGCCGACGTCTTCGTCATTTTCGCCACCGTCGACAAGAGCGCCGGCTCGCTCGGCCTGACCGGCTTCGTGGTGGACCGCGACACGCCGGGGCTCATCATCAGTGAGAACCGCAAGAAGATGGGCCTGCGCACCTCGCCGATGGCCTGGCTGACGCTGGAGGACTGCCGCGTGCCTGTGAGCGCGCGCATCGGCAAGGAGGGCCAGGGCGGGCGCATCTTCAACAACTCCATGGAGTGGGAGCGCAGTTCGATCCTCGCCAATCTCGTCGGCGCGATGGAGCGTCAGCTCGAGGACTGCATCGAACACGCGAACAAGCGGACCCAGTTCCGCAAGCCGATCGGCAAGTTCCAGTCGGTCTCCAACCGCATCGTCGACATGAAGCTCAGGCACGAGACCTCCAAGCTGCTGCTCTACAAGGTCGCCTGGCTGAAGAAGACCAAGGGCAGCTGCCCGATGGAGGCAGCGCTCGCCAAGCTCTATCTGAGTGAGGCCTGGGTGTCCTCCTGCCAGAACTCCGTCGTCCTGCACGGCGGCTACGGCTACATGCAGGATCGCGAGGTGGAGCGCGATTTCCGCGATGCGGTCGGCGGGCTTCTCTACTCCGGCACGTCCGATATCCAGCGCACCATCGCCGCCCGCGCCCTCGGGCTCTGA
- a CDS encoding LysR family transcriptional regulator — MTVAEELHFGRAAERLCMTQPPLSQAILALEEELSVTLFKRTKRHVALTPVGEHLLSHVTKLLEEVEALPGLARQLARGEIGSLKLGFVTTADYSLLPDLIRGYGEAYPEVRVTLREMTSDLQVEALLQGEINAGLMIPLHATLHASLAYMGLHREPLVAAVPQAWIDSGRIAPAEGKLRLRDVAEAPILLFPRRSAPAFHDIITTYFATNGLEPVIGQEAIQMQTIISLVSAGMGIAMVPDSLRRLARPGVAYLELDGKAPTIETGLVWRRDDASPTVKRLIEIAESIRGGREEPSAPQGASDPARPAGPSMPAQGRLPASAGEAPRVRLNGDPRVHLNGDGRPGRE; from the coding sequence GTGACAGTGGCTGAGGAGTTGCATTTCGGTCGCGCGGCCGAGCGGCTGTGCATGACCCAGCCGCCGCTCAGTCAGGCGATCCTCGCGCTCGAGGAAGAACTGTCGGTCACACTGTTCAAGCGCACCAAGCGGCACGTCGCCCTGACTCCGGTGGGCGAGCATCTCCTGTCGCATGTCACCAAGCTGCTGGAGGAGGTGGAGGCCCTGCCGGGGCTGGCCCGTCAGCTGGCGCGCGGCGAGATCGGTAGCCTCAAGCTCGGGTTCGTCACGACGGCGGACTACAGCCTTCTGCCGGATCTCATCCGGGGGTACGGGGAAGCCTACCCGGAGGTCAGGGTCACCCTGCGCGAGATGACCAGCGATCTGCAGGTCGAGGCGCTGCTGCAGGGGGAGATCAACGCCGGCCTGATGATCCCGCTGCATGCCACGCTGCATGCCTCGCTCGCCTACATGGGCCTGCACCGCGAGCCGCTGGTGGCGGCCGTTCCACAGGCCTGGATCGACAGCGGACGGATCGCCCCGGCGGAGGGCAAGCTGCGTCTGCGCGACGTCGCGGAGGCGCCGATCCTGCTGTTTCCCCGCCGCAGCGCGCCCGCCTTTCATGACATCATCACCACCTATTTCGCCACCAACGGCCTGGAGCCGGTGATCGGGCAGGAGGCGATCCAGATGCAGACGATCATCAGCCTGGTGTCGGCCGGCATGGGCATCGCCATGGTGCCGGATTCCCTGCGCCGCCTTGCCCGCCCGGGCGTTGCCTATCTCGAACTGGACGGCAAGGCGCCGACCATCGAGACGGGTCTGGTGTGGCGGCGCGACGATGCCTCGCCCACCGTCAAGCGGCTGATCGAGATCGCGGAGAGCATCCGCGGCGGACGGGAAGAGCCGTCCGCTCCGCAAGGGGCGTCCGATCCGGCCCGGCCCGCGGGCCCGTCCATGCCGGCGCAGGGACGGCTGCCGGCCTCGGCCGGCGAGGCCCCGCGGGTGCGCCTGAACGGAGATCCGCGCGTGCATCTGAACGGTGACGGCCGGCCGGGGCGGGAGTGA
- the ilvD gene encoding dihydroxy-acid dehydratase gives MPYNERSKTISQGVERSPNRAMFYGLGYTKEDFDNPMIGIANGHATITPCNAGLQPLADAAVAAIKEAGANPQIFGVPTISDGMAMGTEGMKYSLVSREVIADCIETTVQGQWMDGVLVLGGCDKNKPGGMIGIVRANVPAVYVYGGTIKPGRWKGQDLSVISAFEAVGAFKAGMMSEEDFEGIERNACPTTGACGGMYTANTMSSSFEALGMSLLYSSTMANVDQEKLDSAVQSAKVLVEAVKKGLKPRDIVTRKSVENAVSLVMATGGSTNAVLHYLAICHAGGVEWTLDDFERIRQRVPVICDLKPSGKYMAVDVHKVGGIPQVLKILLNAGLLHGDCMTVTGRTLAEELEHVPDAPPADQDIIRPIDNPIYEQGHLAVLRGNLARDGSVAKITGLKSTSITGPARVFDDEQSAMDAILSDRIKPGDVLVLRYLGPRGGPGMPEMLAPTSAIIGRGLGDKVGLITDGRFSGGSWGMLVGHVTPEAFEGGTIALVEEGDMITIDASRQLLQLEVDDAEIERRAKAWVQPEPRYKTGVLGKFAQLASPASKGAISG, from the coding sequence GTGCCATACAACGAGCGTTCGAAGACGATTTCGCAAGGGGTCGAGCGTTCGCCGAACAGGGCCATGTTCTATGGTCTCGGCTATACGAAGGAAGATTTCGACAATCCGATGATCGGCATCGCCAACGGCCATGCCACCATCACGCCCTGCAATGCGGGATTGCAGCCGCTGGCCGATGCGGCCGTCGCGGCGATCAAGGAGGCGGGCGCCAATCCGCAGATCTTCGGCGTGCCGACGATTTCCGACGGCATGGCCATGGGGACGGAGGGCATGAAATACTCCCTCGTCTCGCGCGAGGTGATCGCCGACTGCATCGAGACGACCGTCCAGGGTCAATGGATGGACGGTGTGCTGGTGCTCGGCGGCTGCGACAAGAACAAGCCCGGCGGCATGATCGGCATCGTGCGCGCCAATGTGCCGGCGGTCTATGTCTACGGCGGAACGATCAAGCCCGGCCGCTGGAAGGGGCAGGATCTTTCGGTGATCTCCGCCTTCGAGGCGGTGGGGGCCTTCAAGGCCGGCATGATGAGCGAGGAGGACTTCGAGGGGATCGAGCGCAACGCCTGCCCGACGACCGGTGCCTGCGGCGGCATGTACACCGCCAACACGATGAGTTCCTCCTTCGAGGCGCTCGGCATGTCGCTGCTCTATTCCTCGACCATGGCCAATGTCGATCAGGAGAAGCTGGACTCCGCCGTGCAGTCCGCGAAGGTTCTCGTCGAGGCGGTCAAGAAGGGGCTGAAGCCGCGCGACATCGTCACCCGCAAGAGCGTGGAGAACGCGGTGTCGCTGGTGATGGCGACGGGCGGATCGACCAACGCGGTGCTGCACTATCTGGCGATCTGCCACGCCGGCGGCGTCGAATGGACGTTGGACGACTTCGAGCGCATTCGCCAGCGCGTGCCGGTGATCTGCGACCTCAAGCCGTCGGGCAAATACATGGCCGTCGACGTGCACAAGGTCGGCGGAATCCCGCAGGTCCTCAAGATCCTGCTCAATGCCGGCCTGCTGCACGGCGACTGCATGACGGTCACCGGCCGCACGCTGGCCGAGGAACTGGAGCATGTGCCCGATGCCCCGCCGGCGGATCAGGACATCATTCGCCCGATCGACAATCCGATCTACGAACAGGGGCACCTCGCCGTCCTGCGCGGCAATCTGGCGCGCGACGGCTCGGTGGCCAAGATCACGGGGTTGAAGTCGACGTCGATCACCGGCCCGGCGCGCGTCTTCGACGACGAACAGTCGGCGATGGACGCCATCCTGTCCGACCGGATCAAGCCGGGCGACGTGCTGGTGCTGCGCTATCTCGGCCCGCGCGGCGGGCCCGGCATGCCGGAGATGCTCGCGCCGACCTCGGCCATCATCGGGCGCGGGCTCGGCGACAAGGTCGGGCTGATCACCGACGGCCGCTTTTCCGGCGGCTCCTGGGGCATGCTCGTCGGTCACGTGACGCCGGAGGCCTTCGAGGGCGGCACGATCGCGCTCGTGGAGGAGGGCGACATGATCACCATCGACGCCTCGCGCCAGCTGCTGCAGCTGGAGGTGGACGACGCCGAGATCGAGCGGCGGGCCAAGGCCTGGGTGCAGCCGGAACCGCGCTACAAGACCGGTGTTCTGGGCAAGTTCGCGCAACTGGCCTCGCCGGCGAGCAAGGGCGCCATTTCGGGCTGA
- the dctP gene encoding TRAP transporter substrate-binding protein DctP, which yields MTIAHLYPEDLTSNETAPALKHFERLVESATGGDLEVEVFGNGALGGEVEIARQARAGRTIQSVMLGSGTQASLYRRYEMVTAPFLFPDYRTAWTFFDSQWFAEFMKPMVAETGLRYLGTLDDGGGFVAFANNGRPIRTVEDLDGLKIRVEENEAHMTIMRALGAAPVPLPWSELQTGLATGLIDGHFHAPGVNDIFKIHDVADYTTWSGHVYNTITWSVSEAWFSQLPRDYQEIIVTAAREAVTLAHGVAAKITIVGWENSCRAFKECYVLPASERERMRSLAEPIYRDWLVEEFGPQAALFDDLRAEIARIRTEGRETLVERYLD from the coding sequence ATGACCATCGCGCATCTCTACCCCGAGGATCTGACGAGCAACGAGACGGCGCCGGCACTGAAGCACTTCGAACGGCTGGTGGAGAGCGCGACCGGCGGCGATCTCGAGGTCGAGGTCTTCGGCAACGGCGCACTCGGCGGCGAGGTCGAGATCGCCCGTCAGGCCCGGGCCGGGCGCACCATCCAGTCGGTGATGCTGGGCTCCGGCACGCAGGCCTCGCTCTACCGCCGCTACGAGATGGTGACGGCGCCGTTTCTCTTCCCCGACTATCGGACCGCCTGGACCTTCTTCGATTCCCAGTGGTTCGCCGAGTTCATGAAGCCGATGGTCGCGGAGACCGGACTTCGGTATCTCGGCACGCTGGACGACGGTGGCGGCTTCGTCGCCTTCGCCAACAACGGACGGCCGATCCGCACCGTGGAGGACCTCGACGGGCTGAAGATCCGGGTGGAGGAAAACGAGGCGCACATGACGATCATGCGCGCGCTCGGCGCCGCGCCGGTGCCCTTGCCCTGGAGCGAGTTGCAGACCGGCCTCGCGACGGGACTGATCGACGGACATTTCCATGCGCCGGGCGTCAACGACATCTTCAAGATCCACGATGTCGCCGATTACACGACCTGGTCGGGGCATGTGTACAACACGATCACCTGGAGCGTCAGCGAGGCCTGGTTCTCGCAGCTGCCGCGCGACTATCAGGAGATCATCGTCACGGCGGCCCGCGAGGCCGTGACGCTGGCGCATGGCGTTGCCGCCAAGATCACCATCGTCGGCTGGGAAAACTCCTGCCGCGCCTTCAAGGAATGCTACGTCCTGCCGGCCTCCGAGCGCGAGCGCATGCGCAGCCTCGCGGAGCCGATCTACCGCGACTGGCTGGTGGAGGAATTCGGCCCGCAGGCGGCGCTGTTCGACGACCTGCGCGCGGAGATCGCGCGCATTCGCACCGAAGGCCGCGAGACGCTGGTGGAGCGCTATCTCGACTGA
- a CDS encoding TRAP transporter small permease produces MSLWIRLRQLSDAVNHATVVVCAVLLLVMLTISGLGIALSGLSSLATQAGVGHWFDEGPLAFLHDNTRSSMLRLFLPWFGMLSITVAFKYGEHIAIIALARSLPRWAARAAQGLNLAAIAIFGVALVWYGFEFAATAQHLYILSDTVQVSHRWTAAAVPVAGAILCLHLADGVGLLQQSSDETGDEGPREDAARPAASGKAGAAEDRAVGTREAAFSSDRSDKPDPHGPDPHEQEAPAKVRAETLEVGR; encoded by the coding sequence ATGAGCCTCTGGATCCGCCTGCGTCAGCTCAGCGATGCCGTCAACCACGCCACGGTGGTCGTCTGTGCCGTGCTGTTGCTGGTGATGCTGACGATTTCCGGGCTGGGGATCGCGCTCTCCGGCCTGTCGTCGCTCGCCACCCAGGCGGGCGTCGGACACTGGTTCGACGAGGGTCCGCTCGCGTTTCTCCATGACAACACGCGCTCGTCCATGTTGCGGCTGTTCCTGCCGTGGTTCGGAATGCTCAGCATCACCGTGGCGTTCAAATACGGCGAGCACATCGCCATCATCGCGCTGGCCAGGTCCCTGCCGCGCTGGGCGGCGCGCGCCGCGCAGGGGCTCAATCTCGCGGCCATCGCGATCTTCGGCGTGGCGCTCGTCTGGTACGGCTTCGAGTTCGCCGCGACCGCGCAGCATCTCTACATCCTGTCCGACACGGTGCAGGTCTCGCACCGCTGGACGGCGGCCGCCGTTCCCGTTGCCGGCGCGATCCTGTGCCTGCATCTGGCGGATGGCGTGGGGCTTCTGCAGCAATCCTCCGACGAGACGGGGGACGAGGGGCCGCGTGAAGACGCGGCCCGGCCGGCGGCGTCGGGCAAGGCCGGTGCCGCCGAAGATCGCGCGGTCGGCACCCGCGAGGCGGCGTTTTCGTCCGACCGGTCCGATAAGCCCGATCCGCATGGACCCGATCCGCATGAACAAGAGGCGCCGGCCAAGGTTCGGGCCGAAACCCTGGAGGTCGGCCGATGA